GTTGACCCTGAGGGTCTATATCATATCATCCGGGGTATGAACGAAAGACTTGGAAGGTAGGTTCACTTTGTTTATGCCGGCATCCGCATACCGCCATTTGGTTTTTGACAGACAGCTGACAGATCTCCGTCTAGCGACCCGAAATTATCCAGCCTCGTCCCACAAGCTCCACCACCCGAATCTCCCCAGAGACCACGGCTTGTCTTGGCCCAGAACAACCCACACCTGAAAAGCCACCGCCGGCGACAATCAGCGGCATCGCCGGAATTCCCATTGCAGCCGGCCCAGCTTGCGGGCCTTCCTGGCCAGCAGATTCCGGGAATGGAACACACCAAGCAATTATCGGATGTGCTCTACTCGCGCTGGGCGGAAGGACTCCGCAACCGTTGGCCTGCAGTCTAACCACCCTTGTACGCCTATAATCTCGGTCTGCTTCTCGAACACGTCGAGAAGTTCTTGACTCGTTGTATAAACCATCCCTGTTGGCGTTCGATCTGGTATATCTTGCTTACTTATTTCCATTCTCCTACACTATTTTCGATAATGTTTTGTTCGTGCTGGGCCGTGACTAACGGCTTTGCTTAATCGGCTTGTCTGACTTTTTACTTGACTCGTTTCTTGGGTTAGCTGCTGGACGACAGCCCTTGATCGACGACAGGCATTCATCCTCATTTCGAGCTGATGAAAGTCTGGATTAATCTCCCCCTTCCTCTCATTTACCCTATTGATTTGGTTTTCCGGATAAGGGACTGGCGTTTAATTTCTGATGCAGTGCAATATTTCTTGTATTTGATTGTTCCCCTTTCCTGGTTGATAGATTTGTGCTTCTTCGTGTGTACTCTTTTGGTTCCTGGTTTACTGTTTTGCACGCCAACGCTGTGATATAGGTGTTCTGTCCGCTGGACTGTAGGTATGTTTTGATATTGTGTGGATATGATAATACCAGTCTGCAAATAATTTTCCTACATACATTGCATCCTGTTCCTGTCTGAAGGAAACCGTCAATTTCTTACATGCAGGAACCTCTGTACCCCGTACCAAGTGCAGATATTTAATCTCCTATCGATAGTGGTCTATGTATAGCTGTCAAGTCAGTCGTAATAAGGCCTAGACCAGACCAAGACTTCAATTAAACACGGCAATCGGAATAAGTGATCGTAAGCATAATTATCGGCTGTGGCTCGTGAATTATCCCTTTTAAACTATGGGCTACAGAGTGAACTATGGTTATGGACTGTGGCTCACCACATAATTTGCATTCTTCACACAATTCCGTTACACAATACAGCATACCGATGCCAATTCTTCTAGAATCTATCTTCTTGTACTTACAAGCAGTACTTGCAGTTATAAAGTCAGCCATAAAATCCGCCATGCCCCTGAATGTCTTGAAACGAGGCCGGCGCTGCTACAGGCGGAAGGGATGCGCGCTGCTGACCCGCCTGGGGGGGCTTTAATTAAGATGGAGGCTTTGGACGGCTGAATATTCTTATCCGTCTTCTCCTATATCTCTGTCCTTTCTTCTGGTTTTATACTGTCATGTTATGAACAATTGCCATCCGCCATCATACATCATTCAGCCACATCCACAATGGAGGTATGCCTGGGAAGGGCCGAGGCGGACCTCGACCTCGACCATGACCGCCACCGCCAGCAACAGctccaacaacagcagcacgaGCATCAACAACAAGAACAGCAAAAACTCCGCCAACTCAAACGTCAATCTCTCCCCGCCCGACCGCACGCCGCAGCCCGACACACAAAACGTCTAACGTTGAACTTCCCCATCAACATTCCCCCAGCGGGACTCGGCACCAACACCGCACCAGCCTCCGCCGTCGAACCAAATCCCATCCCAACCCCCATGACCCCCTTCTCGCAGATGACATCCACGACGAGTCCTGCTCTCGGAACCCCCCTGCCCCTAGATACGCAGCAGCAGGCAGACGATAGCACGAACCTGCTGACGGCGATTGCATCACAGGAGCGGAAGGTGCTCGAGCTACGGGAGGAGCTACAACGGGCGGAGACGGAGCTCTCCACGTTAAAGAAACAATGGACGTTATCGGAGAAGTCCAAGAAACGTACGGAAATCAGCCATCATGCCGAACCGTTAATATCGCTGCGGTCCCCCGTTGAGAGTGTTGGTGGAGAGGAGCGCGAGTCGCTGCTGCAACAGCATCGCAAGGAGTCGGCCGCTGCGGATATTGTGCAGTCGCAGCAGCGCACAAGGGAGTTGGAAAGGAGGAGAAGTATGCGTGTTGCTCCTGCTCCGGGAACGACGATATCGGCGAATGGGCGACGGGTGTTTCAAGGCTCGCATACGAGGACGTTGTCGTTGGTTTCTGCGTCGACGGATTCTGGGTTTAGTAGTGGTAAGATATCGCTATCTGGAAAGTCGATCGAGAACGAGGTTGTGGGGAGGACGCCGCGGTCTGCGACGCTGCCTTCATCGATTGAGCGGAGTGCAAATCATGGGGCTTTTGTGCCGACAGAGGATATGATTACGGAGTGGCGGACTAACATGCCGGCTTCGTCTCGGGCCTCGCTTGTGCATACGGGGAAGCAGATGGCTTCGGATCTGCGGGAGGGTTTGTGGACGTTTTTGGAGGATATTCGGCAAGCTACCGTGGGTGAGGAGGGGATTAATGCTACAGAGGTGAGAGGGATGTCGCCGTCAGGCATATCCCGCAAGCGAGATTCGACGTCGACCTCGACATCGCGGAGCAGCAGAGATCGGTTGTCTGTGCATGGGGGAGCAACGTTATCGCGGACTgcgtcgtcatcgtcgcgGAGTAAGGGAGCGGGAGCTGAGAGAATTTCTGGTAA
This sequence is a window from Aspergillus chevalieri M1 DNA, chromosome 5, nearly complete sequence. Protein-coding genes within it:
- a CDS encoding uncharacterized protein (COG:S;~EggNog:ENOG410PFZV;~InterPro:IPR025122;~PFAM:PF13257), giving the protein MEVCLGRAEADLDLDHDRHRQQQLQQQQHEHQQQEQQKLRQLKRQSLPARPHAAARHTKRLTLNFPINIPPAGLGTNTAPASAVEPNPIPTPMTPFSQMTSTTSPALGTPLPLDTQQQADDSTNLLTAIASQERKVLELREELQRAETELSTLKKQWTLSEKSKKRTEISHHAEPLISLRSPVESVGGEERESLLQQHRKESAAADIVQSQQRTRELERRRSMRVAPAPGTTISANGRRVFQGSHTRTLSLVSASTDSGFSSGKISLSGKSIENEVVGRTPRSATLPSSIERSANHGAFVPTEDMITEWRTNMPASSRASLVHTGKQMASDLREGLWTFLEDIRQATVGEEGINATEVRGMSPSGISRKRDSTSTSTSRSSRDRLSVHGGATLSRTASSSSRSKGAGAERISGKDTKSTDIDSSFWSEFGIDTPGQKSPNAHGPSKPRPNEQQSNNSNNLEVYDDDWDVWEASPQQPNKTHTPSSSRSTLESKHDQSPRSQASSPRTSTSFGDWRPISQGDSVPDPSVSDGIPWPAITKMAPSKLNRTASSLMTEWERSLSPDRTPASPTLSEKENKAD